A genomic stretch from Sphingobacterium sp. ML3W includes:
- a CDS encoding P-loop NTPase fold protein, whose protein sequence is MNNKPYVIGIAGSSGSGKTFFLNSFLKHFKTDEVTLISQDDYYIPANTKTQEENRLYNFDIPTSIDREAFYKDIKALFNGDTIYKEEYTFNNPSLTPKILEIKPAPILIIEGLFIFYYTEINALINHKIFLSADQDIALRRRLHRDLVERGYFEDDVMYKWVNHVLPSYNEYLLPFQHSCDQVIFNNTDEPEPIWDITNQISEELKTKLNLV, encoded by the coding sequence ATGAATAACAAACCGTATGTCATAGGGATTGCCGGAAGTAGTGGTTCTGGAAAAACTTTTTTTTTGAATAGCTTTTTGAAACATTTCAAAACTGATGAAGTTACATTGATTTCCCAAGACGACTATTATATTCCAGCCAATACAAAAACGCAGGAAGAAAATAGACTCTATAATTTCGATATCCCAACATCCATAGACAGAGAAGCTTTCTATAAAGATATTAAAGCACTCTTTAATGGAGATACTATTTATAAAGAGGAATATACATTTAATAATCCTTCATTAACACCAAAAATATTAGAGATAAAACCGGCTCCGATATTGATTATCGAAGGACTTTTTATTTTCTATTACACGGAAATAAATGCGCTTATAAATCATAAGATATTCTTGAGCGCTGATCAGGATATTGCGCTTAGAAGAAGGCTACACCGTGATTTGGTTGAACGTGGTTACTTTGAGGATGATGTTATGTACAAATGGGTGAATCATGTCCTCCCCTCTTATAATGAGTATTTATTACCGTTTCAGCATTCTTGTGATCAGGTTATATTCAATAATACGGACGAACCGGAGCCGATCTGGGATATTACCAATCAGATTTCTGAAGAGCTGAAAACAAAACTCAATTTAGTATAA